Proteins from a genomic interval of Streptomyces sp. NBC_01445:
- a CDS encoding MFS transporter codes for MTSTHPGTRHAATGPDAPQETAPRPRVGRVRFAVLGLLFVGITINYVDRATLSVALPHISEDFHISSTMSGLIMSAFFWTYAFGQMPGGWLADRVGPRVSLFFASLWWGVATALMGIARGTGSLVALRMVLGLGEAPSFPSSAKVVAKWFPKGERSFASATFNNGNAVGGALSIPLVALIVAGIGWRAAFFVAGALGVLWALGWWLYYRDPERHGRLKKPEFDYIKAGQDAADAPEQTTIRWRDLFRFRVMWAMMLGFFCVNFVAYFFITWFPSYLVETYHLSTLKFGFLGMVPGLSSMVGGWCGGLVSDWLVRRGTPVTKARKICLVGGLLGTSVIALAVISPSVGMALTALSVSYFCSTFAAASVWSLPGDVAPTPGHVGSIAGIQNTAGNIAGIVSPLLLGVLMGTNGSFTVPLMTAGCVALIGAATYAFLLPKVQPLRLDTSRSDSMA; via the coding sequence ATGACGTCCACCCACCCCGGAACCCGGCACGCCGCCACCGGTCCTGACGCCCCCCAGGAAACCGCTCCCCGGCCCCGCGTCGGCCGCGTCCGCTTCGCCGTCCTCGGTCTGCTCTTCGTCGGCATCACCATCAACTACGTCGACCGGGCCACACTCAGCGTGGCGCTGCCGCACATCAGCGAGGACTTCCACATCTCCTCGACCATGTCCGGCCTGATCATGTCGGCCTTCTTCTGGACCTACGCGTTCGGCCAGATGCCGGGCGGCTGGCTCGCCGACCGCGTCGGGCCCCGCGTCTCCCTCTTCTTCGCGAGCCTGTGGTGGGGTGTGGCGACGGCGCTGATGGGAATCGCCCGCGGCACCGGCTCGCTCGTTGCTCTGCGCATGGTCCTCGGCCTCGGCGAGGCTCCTTCGTTCCCGTCCAGCGCCAAGGTCGTCGCGAAGTGGTTCCCGAAGGGCGAACGCAGCTTCGCCTCGGCAACGTTCAACAACGGCAACGCCGTCGGAGGCGCCCTCTCCATCCCTCTCGTCGCCCTGATCGTCGCCGGTATCGGCTGGCGGGCCGCGTTCTTCGTGGCCGGCGCGCTCGGTGTCCTGTGGGCGCTCGGCTGGTGGCTGTACTACCGCGACCCGGAGCGCCACGGACGGCTGAAGAAGCCGGAGTTCGACTACATCAAGGCCGGCCAGGACGCGGCCGACGCCCCCGAGCAGACCACGATCCGCTGGCGCGACCTGTTCCGCTTCCGCGTGATGTGGGCGATGATGCTCGGCTTCTTCTGCGTCAACTTCGTCGCCTACTTCTTCATCACCTGGTTCCCGTCGTACCTCGTGGAGACGTACCACCTGTCGACGCTCAAGTTCGGTTTCCTCGGCATGGTTCCAGGCCTGTCCTCGATGGTCGGTGGCTGGTGCGGCGGCCTTGTCTCCGACTGGCTGGTGCGGCGCGGCACCCCGGTCACCAAGGCCCGCAAGATCTGCCTCGTGGGCGGTCTGCTCGGCACCTCGGTCATCGCGCTCGCGGTCATCTCGCCGAGCGTCGGCATGGCATTGACCGCACTGTCCGTCTCGTACTTCTGCTCCACCTTCGCCGCGGCCAGCGTGTGGTCACTGCCCGGCGACGTGGCCCCGACCCCCGGCCACGTCGGCTCGATCGCGGGCATCCAGAACACGGCGGGCAACATCGCCGGCATCGTCTCCCCGCTGCTGCTCGGCGTGCTGATGGGTACCAACGGCTCCTTCACCGTGCCCCTCATGACGGCCGGCTGCGTGGCGCTGATCGGCGCGGCGACGTACGCGTTCCTGCTGCCGAAGGTGCAGCCACTGCGGCTGGACACGTCCCGGTCGGACTCGATGGCATAG
- a CDS encoding GntR family transcriptional regulator encodes MDRLAVDQVRQLPLGERVAGQLRERIVKGELEPGTHLVEGALADSFDVSRGPIRDALRILESEGLVESRRRGVFVTGLDEDDIDELFTLRESMERLALTRAMERADGPRAADLLEAQVAVMVEAADKKDPAAFAEADLRFHTLFYELAQHRRLSAAWEQHRPVFTVLLDVTNTQDRDLRPSVESHADLVRAFRSGDVEQAVSLLSEHILSAGNRLRNAAGRSVR; translated from the coding sequence GTGGACCGGCTGGCAGTGGATCAGGTACGGCAGCTGCCGCTGGGCGAACGCGTGGCCGGCCAGTTGCGGGAACGGATCGTCAAAGGCGAACTCGAACCGGGCACACACCTGGTGGAGGGCGCTCTGGCCGACAGCTTCGACGTCAGCCGCGGCCCCATCCGTGACGCGTTGCGCATCCTCGAGTCCGAGGGTCTGGTGGAGTCCCGTCGACGTGGGGTGTTCGTGACCGGGCTCGACGAGGACGACATCGACGAGCTGTTCACGCTCCGCGAGTCCATGGAGCGGCTCGCGCTGACCCGTGCGATGGAGCGTGCCGACGGGCCCAGGGCGGCCGACCTCCTCGAAGCGCAGGTCGCGGTCATGGTGGAGGCGGCGGACAAGAAAGACCCCGCCGCCTTCGCGGAGGCCGACCTGCGGTTCCACACCTTGTTCTACGAACTCGCCCAGCACCGGCGCCTTTCGGCGGCGTGGGAGCAGCACCGGCCGGTGTTCACGGTCCTCCTGGACGTCACCAACACCCAGGACCGCGACCTGCGCCCGTCCGTCGAGTCCCATGCCGACCTGGTCCGCGCGTTCCGCTCAGGCGACGTGGAGCAGGCGGTCTCGCTGCTGAGCGAGCACATCCTGAGCGCCGGCAACCGGCTGAGGAACGCTGCGGGCCGCTCCGTGAGGTGA